From the genome of Pukyongia salina, one region includes:
- a CDS encoding T9SS type A sorting domain-containing protein, with the protein MKSIRFILLFCLLSFGVYAQDPPSELFNSWYYIGSEGDLVGFTPISVQPPFNPLLVIQSDLSFQGTGACNTCSGIFEFDPVENTLEVIQFQRTFNQCQYQSHTDLDNDFFSWLELPDFQPYPIQFLSNTKLELVSFNGFGPHYSTTPWLSAGDTHLEDIKVYPNPVEHILMIRSINVEFNYEIYDVNGRMVTSGKSTNSGIEVGKLDSGTYFIKLFIEDLTHTIRFIKK; encoded by the coding sequence ATGAAAAGTATACGTTTTATATTACTTTTTTGTTTACTTAGTTTTGGTGTGTATGCACAGGACCCACCTTCCGAACTTTTTAATAGTTGGTACTATATCGGGTCTGAAGGGGACCTGGTAGGATTTACGCCTATTAGCGTACAACCTCCTTTTAATCCACTTCTTGTTATACAAAGTGATCTGAGTTTTCAAGGAACCGGTGCGTGCAACACCTGTAGTGGCATTTTTGAGTTCGACCCTGTTGAGAACACACTAGAAGTTATCCAGTTTCAACGAACATTCAATCAGTGTCAGTATCAGTCGCATACAGATCTTGATAATGATTTCTTCTCCTGGCTTGAATTACCGGACTTTCAACCCTATCCTATTCAATTCCTGTCTAACACTAAACTAGAACTGGTCTCTTTTAATGGGTTCGGACCTCATTATTCTACTACGCCGTGGCTAAGTGCAGGAGATACCCACCTTGAAGATATTAAAGTTTATCCTAATCCAGTGGAGCATATTCTCATGATCAGGTCCATTAATGTAGAGTTTAATTACGAGATCTATGATGTGAATGGAAGAATGGTTACTTCAGGGAAATCAACTAATAGTGGCATTGAAGTCGGCAAGCTCGATAGTGGCACCTATTTCATCAAATTATTCATAGAAGACCTTACGCATACAATTAGGTTCATCAAAAAGTGA
- a CDS encoding regulatory protein RecX, giving the protein MRSYRTYTIDEAKARMERYCAYRERCHKEVQQKLNEMRMIPEAIDLIIHHLITHNYLNETRYSTTFARGKFRIKKWGKQRIVRELKARDISQYNIKLALKEIPESEYYVAFHELSEKRWTQLDPETNLQKKKKKFSDYLLYRGWETNLIWDKLRELES; this is encoded by the coding sequence ATGAGATCTTATAGAACCTACACCATAGACGAAGCAAAAGCAAGAATGGAACGCTATTGCGCCTACCGCGAACGCTGCCATAAGGAAGTTCAGCAGAAATTAAATGAAATGAGGATGATCCCGGAGGCTATAGATCTTATAATTCACCATTTGATCACGCATAACTACCTCAACGAAACAAGGTATTCCACAACCTTCGCAAGAGGGAAATTCCGAATAAAGAAATGGGGTAAGCAAAGAATCGTTCGTGAGTTAAAAGCACGCGATATCTCGCAATACAACATTAAACTTGCCTTGAAGGAGATCCCGGAATCCGAATATTATGTCGCTTTTCATGAATTGTCGGAAAAAAGATGGACGCAATTAGACCCCGAGACCAATCTTCAGAAAAAAAAGAAAAAATTTTCAGACTACCTGCTATACCGGGGATGGGAGACCAACTTGATCTGGGACAAATTGAGAGAACTAGAATCCTAA
- a CDS encoding Rne/Rng family ribonuclease, with product MSYELFIRSSSQEVDFALLKDGKLIELHKEEEDTKFAVGDIYLAKIRKTVPGLNAAFVNVGYEKDAFLHYHDLGPKVLSLLKFVKRVSTGKLKEYSLKDFPFEKEIDKNGGINNALKSNQSILVQIVKEPISTKGPRISSELSIAGRYIVLVPFSDRVSVSQKIESKEEKDRLIRLIKSIRPKGFGVIIRTVAEGRKVAELDRDLQNLTDRWMAMCKKLQRAHHPSKVLSELDRGASILRDIFNDSFSAIHIDDETLYLQIKDYVQEIAPKQENIVKLYDSKVPIFEKFGIERQIKTSFGKTVSGSKGAYLVIEHTEAMHVIDVNSGNRSNKSKNQEETALEVNLIAASEVARQLRLRDMGGIIVVDFIDMGNATNRKKLFNHLRDEMKDDRAKHKILPPSKFGLIQITRQRVRPEMNIKTAEENPNTGDNGEIEAPILVVQKITEELERLFKKDYKKITLNTHPFIAAFLTKGFPSVRTKWFMKHKKWVNIQPRDAYTYLEYHFLDKDGNQIK from the coding sequence GTGAGCTACGAATTATTTATTAGATCCAGTTCACAAGAAGTTGATTTTGCCCTTTTAAAAGATGGAAAACTAATCGAATTACACAAAGAGGAAGAAGATACGAAATTCGCTGTGGGAGATATTTATCTTGCAAAAATTCGTAAAACTGTTCCCGGACTCAATGCCGCGTTCGTTAATGTAGGGTATGAAAAAGATGCCTTTTTACATTATCACGACCTGGGGCCTAAAGTCCTCTCTTTGCTGAAATTTGTAAAACGTGTAAGCACAGGTAAACTTAAAGAGTATTCTTTAAAAGATTTCCCATTTGAAAAAGAGATTGATAAGAATGGAGGTATTAACAATGCCCTCAAATCCAATCAATCTATTCTGGTACAAATTGTAAAAGAACCCATTTCCACCAAGGGACCGCGTATTAGCTCCGAGCTTTCCATAGCCGGGAGATATATCGTATTGGTTCCGTTTTCCGATAGAGTTTCTGTTTCTCAAAAAATAGAATCCAAAGAAGAAAAGGACAGGTTGATAAGACTCATCAAGAGTATTAGACCCAAAGGTTTTGGCGTTATTATACGAACCGTAGCAGAGGGCAGAAAAGTAGCAGAACTGGACAGAGATTTACAAAATCTCACAGATCGCTGGATGGCGATGTGTAAAAAGCTACAAAGGGCGCACCACCCTAGTAAGGTGCTCAGTGAGCTAGATCGTGGCGCATCGATATTACGAGACATCTTTAACGATTCATTCTCGGCCATACATATTGATGATGAAACGCTTTACTTGCAAATAAAAGATTATGTGCAGGAAATTGCACCTAAGCAGGAAAATATTGTTAAACTTTATGACTCCAAGGTTCCAATCTTTGAAAAATTCGGGATCGAAAGACAAATAAAGACTTCTTTCGGGAAAACAGTATCAGGCAGTAAAGGCGCCTATCTGGTAATTGAACATACGGAAGCCATGCACGTAATAGACGTAAATAGTGGTAACCGTAGTAATAAGTCCAAGAACCAGGAAGAAACAGCGCTGGAAGTAAATTTAATTGCCGCCTCCGAAGTCGCAAGACAATTACGCTTAAGGGATATGGGAGGAATTATTGTAGTGGATTTCATTGATATGGGAAACGCTACAAACCGTAAAAAACTCTTCAATCACCTTCGAGATGAAATGAAGGACGATAGAGCAAAACACAAGATCCTACCCCCCAGTAAATTTGGGTTAATACAAATAACCCGCCAACGAGTTAGGCCGGAAATGAATATCAAGACCGCCGAAGAGAACCCAAATACGGGTGATAACGGTGAAATTGAAGCGCCAATACTCGTGGTTCAAAAAATTACTGAAGAACTGGAGCGATTATTTAAAAAAGACTATAAAAAGATCACGTTGAACACGCATCCTTTTATAGCAGCCTTTTTAACAAAAGGTTTTCCATCTGTGCGAACCAAATGGTTCATGAAGCACAAAAAATGGGTGAACATTCAACCAAGAGATGCTTACACGTACCTCGAATATCATTTTTTAGATAAAGATGGTAATCAGATCAAATAA
- a CDS encoding HU family DNA-binding protein — MTKADIVAKISEKLGMEKGDVQATVETFMEEVKNSLESGDNVYLRGFGSFIIKKRAEKTGRNISKNTTIKIPAHNIPAFKPAKIFVEGVKSNVEVK; from the coding sequence ATGACGAAAGCAGATATCGTAGCTAAAATTTCAGAAAAATTAGGAATGGAAAAAGGTGATGTTCAAGCTACTGTTGAGACCTTTATGGAAGAAGTAAAAAATTCATTGGAAAGTGGAGACAATGTATACCTAAGAGGCTTTGGAAGCTTTATTATTAAGAAAAGAGCCGAAAAGACAGGTAGAAACATCTCTAAGAACACAACAATTAAAATCCCTGCGCACAACATTCCTGCCTTCAAACCTGCGAAAATCTTTGTAGAAGGAGTTAAATCGAATGTTGAAGTAAAATAA